A stretch of the Marmota flaviventris isolate mMarFla1 chromosome 12, mMarFla1.hap1, whole genome shotgun sequence genome encodes the following:
- the Capn9 gene encoding calpain-9 isoform X3 has translation MPYLHGPPGLQAHPVPQNARTTHSSGQSFEQLRQGSLQTGSLFEDVDFPANNTSLFYSERSQVPFEWKRPGFWQHSEWLDVVIDDRLPTFRGRLVFLHSADHTEFWSALLEKAYAKLNGSYEALKGGSTLEAMEDFTGGVAETFLTREAPQDFYTILGKALKRGSLLGCSMDIRNAAESEARTPFGLIKGHAYTITGLDQVDFRGQKIELIRVRNPWGQVEWNGPWSDSSPEWKSVGLADQKRLCHAALDDGEFWMAFQDFRAHFDKVEVCNLSPDALQEDALHRWEVAVHQGSWVRGSTAGGCRNFLDTFWTNPQIKLSLTEKDEGQEECTLLVALMQKDRRKLKRFGADMLTIGYVIYQSPGNDEHLDKDFFRYHASLARSKTFINLREVSDRFRLPPGEYILVPSTFEPHQEADFCLRIFSEKKAISRDLDGTVDINLPEPSQPKPPEQETEEEQQFRALFQRIAGEDMEVTAEELEYVLNAVLQKRKDLKFKKLSLISCRNIISLMDTSGNGKLEFSEFLMFWDRLKQWINLFIQFDVDKSGTMSSYELRTALRAAGFQLSSRLLQLIILRYADEGLQLDLDDFLNCLVRLENASRVFQALRMKNKDFIHLNINEFINLTMNI, from the exons ATGCCTTACCTGCATGGGCCCCCGGGGCTGCAGGCCCATCCTGTCCCCCAGAATGCCCGGACCACTCACTCTTCAGGCCAGAGCTTTGAGCAGCTGAGGCAGGGCTCCCTGCAGACGGGCAGCCTGTTTGAGGACGTGGACTTCCCTGCCAACAACACCTCCCTGTTCTACAGTGAGAGGTCCCAGGTCCCCTTTGAGTGGAAACGGCCAGGG TTCTGGCAGCACAGCGAGTGGCTGGATGTGGTGATCGACGACCGCCTGCCCACCTTCCGTGGCCGCCTGGTCTTCCTCCACTCTGCCGACCACACCGAGTTCTGGAGCGCCCTGCTGGAGAAGGCCTATGCAAA GCTGAACGGGAGCTATGAAGCGCTGAAGGGGGGCAGCACCCTGGAGGCCATGGAGGACTTCACCGGGGGTGTGGCGGAGACCTTCCTGACCAGAGAGGCCCCACAGGACTTCTACACCATCCTGGGGAAGGCCCTGAAGCGCGGCTCCCTGCTCGGCTGCTCCATGGAT ATCAGAAATGCTGCAGAATCCGAAGCCCGGACGCCTTTCGGTCTCATTAAGGGTCACGCCTACACCATCACGGGGCTTGACCAG GTAGACTTCCGGGGCCAGAAAATCGAGCTCATCCGAGTCCGGAACCCCTGGGGCCAGGTCGAGTGGAACGGGCCGTGGAGCGACAG CTCCCCCGAGTGGAAGTCCGTGGGCCTGGCTGACCAGAAGCGCCTGTGTCATGCTGCTCTGGACGACGGGGAGTTCTG GATGGCCTTCCAGGACTTCAGGGCCCACTTCGACAAGGTGGAGGTCTGCAACCTCAGCCCCGATGCACTGCAAGAAGACGCGCTGCACAGGTGGGAAGTGGCCGTGCACCAGGGCAGCTGGGTCCGCGGCTCCACCGCAGGGGGCTGCCGCAACTTCCTGG ATACCTTTTGGACCAATCCACAGATAAAACTGTCCCTGACTGAGAAAGACGAGGGGCAGGAGGAATGTACTTTGCTTGTAGCCCTGATGCAGAAAGATCGAAGGAAGCTCAAGAGGTTTGGCGCTGACATGCTGACCATCGGCTATGTCATTTACCAG AGCCCTGGCAATGACGAACACCTGGACAAAGACTTCTTCAGGTACCATGCCTCCCTGGCTAGAAGCAAGACGTTCATCAACCTGAGGGAAGTCTCTGACCGCTTCCGGCTGCCCCCGGGGGAGTACATCCTGGTCCCCAGCACCTTTGAGCCCCATCAGGAGGCTGACTTCTGTCTGAGAATCTTTTCGGAGAAGAAAGCCATTAGCCG GGACCTGGATGGCACCGTGGACATCAACCTTCCTGAG CCCTCACAGCCAAAGCCACCTGAacaggagacagaggaggagcAGCAGTTCCGGGCCCTGTTCCAAAGAATCGCCGGCGAG GACATGGAGGTGACCGCAGAGGAACTGGAGTATGTCTTAAATGCTGTGCTGCAGAAGA GGAAAGACCTCAAGTTCAAGAAGCTGAGCCTGATCTCCTGCAGAAATATCATTTCCCTGATGGAC ACCAGCGGCAACGGGAAACTGGAATTCAGTGAATTTCTAATGTTCTGGGACAGGCTGAAGCAGTGGATC AACCTGTTCATTCAGTTCGACGTCGACAAGTCCGGCACCATGTCGTCCTACGAGCTGCGGACTGCACTGAGAGCTGCAG GCTTCCAGCTCAGCAGCCGCCTCCTGCAGCTCATCATCCTCAGGTACGCCGACGAGGGGCTTCAGCTGGACCTGGACGACTTCCTCAACTGCCTGGTCCGGCTGGAGAATGCAAGCC GGGTATTCCAGGCACTCCGTATGAAGAACAAGGACTTCATCCACCTCAACATAAACGAG ttcATCAACTTGACAATGAACATTTGA
- the Capn9 gene encoding calpain-9 isoform X2: MPYLHGPPGLQAHPVPQNARTTHSSGQSFEQLRQGSLQTGSLFEDVDFPANNTSLFYSERSQVPFEWKRPGEIVEKPEFILGGATRTDICQGELGDCWLLAAIASLTLNEKVLARVVPQDQSFGPGYAGIFHFQFWQHSEWLDVVIDDRLPTFRGRLVFLHSADHTEFWSALLEKAYAKLNGSYEALKGGSTLEAMEDFTGGVAETFLTREAPQDFYTILGKALKRGSLLGCSMDIRNAAESEARTPFGLIKGHAYTITGLDQVDFRGQKIELIRVRNPWGQVEWNGPWSDRMAFQDFRAHFDKVEVCNLSPDALQEDALHRWEVAVHQGSWVRGSTAGGCRNFLDTFWTNPQIKLSLTEKDEGQEECTLLVALMQKDRRKLKRFGADMLTIGYVIYQSPGNDEHLDKDFFRYHASLARSKTFINLREVSDRFRLPPGEYILVPSTFEPHQEADFCLRIFSEKKAISRDLDGTVDINLPEPSQPKPPEQETEEEQQFRALFQRIAGEDMEVTAEELEYVLNAVLQKRKDLKFKKLSLISCRNIISLMDTSGNGKLEFSEFLMFWDRLKQWINLFIQFDVDKSGTMSSYELRTALRAAGFQLSSRLLQLIILRYADEGLQLDLDDFLNCLVRLENASRVFQALRMKNKDFIHLNINEFINLTMNI, encoded by the exons ATGCCTTACCTGCATGGGCCCCCGGGGCTGCAGGCCCATCCTGTCCCCCAGAATGCCCGGACCACTCACTCTTCAGGCCAGAGCTTTGAGCAGCTGAGGCAGGGCTCCCTGCAGACGGGCAGCCTGTTTGAGGACGTGGACTTCCCTGCCAACAACACCTCCCTGTTCTACAGTGAGAGGTCCCAGGTCCCCTTTGAGTGGAAACGGCCAGGG GAAATCGTGGAGAAGCCTGAATTCATCCTGGGAGGGGCCACTAGGACAGACATCTGCCAGGGGGAGCTGG GGGACTGCTGGCTGCTGGCTGCCATCGCCTCCCTCACGCTCAATGAGAAGGTGCTGGCCAGAGTGGTTCCCCAGGACCAGAGCTTTGGCCCTGGCTATGCCGGGATATTCCACTTCCAG TTCTGGCAGCACAGCGAGTGGCTGGATGTGGTGATCGACGACCGCCTGCCCACCTTCCGTGGCCGCCTGGTCTTCCTCCACTCTGCCGACCACACCGAGTTCTGGAGCGCCCTGCTGGAGAAGGCCTATGCAAA GCTGAACGGGAGCTATGAAGCGCTGAAGGGGGGCAGCACCCTGGAGGCCATGGAGGACTTCACCGGGGGTGTGGCGGAGACCTTCCTGACCAGAGAGGCCCCACAGGACTTCTACACCATCCTGGGGAAGGCCCTGAAGCGCGGCTCCCTGCTCGGCTGCTCCATGGAT ATCAGAAATGCTGCAGAATCCGAAGCCCGGACGCCTTTCGGTCTCATTAAGGGTCACGCCTACACCATCACGGGGCTTGACCAG GTAGACTTCCGGGGCCAGAAAATCGAGCTCATCCGAGTCCGGAACCCCTGGGGCCAGGTCGAGTGGAACGGGCCGTGGAGCGACAG GATGGCCTTCCAGGACTTCAGGGCCCACTTCGACAAGGTGGAGGTCTGCAACCTCAGCCCCGATGCACTGCAAGAAGACGCGCTGCACAGGTGGGAAGTGGCCGTGCACCAGGGCAGCTGGGTCCGCGGCTCCACCGCAGGGGGCTGCCGCAACTTCCTGG ATACCTTTTGGACCAATCCACAGATAAAACTGTCCCTGACTGAGAAAGACGAGGGGCAGGAGGAATGTACTTTGCTTGTAGCCCTGATGCAGAAAGATCGAAGGAAGCTCAAGAGGTTTGGCGCTGACATGCTGACCATCGGCTATGTCATTTACCAG AGCCCTGGCAATGACGAACACCTGGACAAAGACTTCTTCAGGTACCATGCCTCCCTGGCTAGAAGCAAGACGTTCATCAACCTGAGGGAAGTCTCTGACCGCTTCCGGCTGCCCCCGGGGGAGTACATCCTGGTCCCCAGCACCTTTGAGCCCCATCAGGAGGCTGACTTCTGTCTGAGAATCTTTTCGGAGAAGAAAGCCATTAGCCG GGACCTGGATGGCACCGTGGACATCAACCTTCCTGAG CCCTCACAGCCAAAGCCACCTGAacaggagacagaggaggagcAGCAGTTCCGGGCCCTGTTCCAAAGAATCGCCGGCGAG GACATGGAGGTGACCGCAGAGGAACTGGAGTATGTCTTAAATGCTGTGCTGCAGAAGA GGAAAGACCTCAAGTTCAAGAAGCTGAGCCTGATCTCCTGCAGAAATATCATTTCCCTGATGGAC ACCAGCGGCAACGGGAAACTGGAATTCAGTGAATTTCTAATGTTCTGGGACAGGCTGAAGCAGTGGATC AACCTGTTCATTCAGTTCGACGTCGACAAGTCCGGCACCATGTCGTCCTACGAGCTGCGGACTGCACTGAGAGCTGCAG GCTTCCAGCTCAGCAGCCGCCTCCTGCAGCTCATCATCCTCAGGTACGCCGACGAGGGGCTTCAGCTGGACCTGGACGACTTCCTCAACTGCCTGGTCCGGCTGGAGAATGCAAGCC GGGTATTCCAGGCACTCCGTATGAAGAACAAGGACTTCATCCACCTCAACATAAACGAG ttcATCAACTTGACAATGAACATTTGA
- the Capn9 gene encoding calpain-9 isoform X1: MPYLHGPPGLQAHPVPQNARTTHSSGQSFEQLRQGSLQTGSLFEDVDFPANNTSLFYSERSQVPFEWKRPGEIVEKPEFILGGATRTDICQGELGDCWLLAAIASLTLNEKVLARVVPQDQSFGPGYAGIFHFQFWQHSEWLDVVIDDRLPTFRGRLVFLHSADHTEFWSALLEKAYAKLNGSYEALKGGSTLEAMEDFTGGVAETFLTREAPQDFYTILGKALKRGSLLGCSMDIRNAAESEARTPFGLIKGHAYTITGLDQVDFRGQKIELIRVRNPWGQVEWNGPWSDSSPEWKSVGLADQKRLCHAALDDGEFWMAFQDFRAHFDKVEVCNLSPDALQEDALHRWEVAVHQGSWVRGSTAGGCRNFLDTFWTNPQIKLSLTEKDEGQEECTLLVALMQKDRRKLKRFGADMLTIGYVIYQSPGNDEHLDKDFFRYHASLARSKTFINLREVSDRFRLPPGEYILVPSTFEPHQEADFCLRIFSEKKAISRDLDGTVDINLPEPSQPKPPEQETEEEQQFRALFQRIAGEDMEVTAEELEYVLNAVLQKRKDLKFKKLSLISCRNIISLMDTSGNGKLEFSEFLMFWDRLKQWINLFIQFDVDKSGTMSSYELRTALRAAGFQLSSRLLQLIILRYADEGLQLDLDDFLNCLVRLENASRVFQALRMKNKDFIHLNINEFINLTMNI, from the exons ATGCCTTACCTGCATGGGCCCCCGGGGCTGCAGGCCCATCCTGTCCCCCAGAATGCCCGGACCACTCACTCTTCAGGCCAGAGCTTTGAGCAGCTGAGGCAGGGCTCCCTGCAGACGGGCAGCCTGTTTGAGGACGTGGACTTCCCTGCCAACAACACCTCCCTGTTCTACAGTGAGAGGTCCCAGGTCCCCTTTGAGTGGAAACGGCCAGGG GAAATCGTGGAGAAGCCTGAATTCATCCTGGGAGGGGCCACTAGGACAGACATCTGCCAGGGGGAGCTGG GGGACTGCTGGCTGCTGGCTGCCATCGCCTCCCTCACGCTCAATGAGAAGGTGCTGGCCAGAGTGGTTCCCCAGGACCAGAGCTTTGGCCCTGGCTATGCCGGGATATTCCACTTCCAG TTCTGGCAGCACAGCGAGTGGCTGGATGTGGTGATCGACGACCGCCTGCCCACCTTCCGTGGCCGCCTGGTCTTCCTCCACTCTGCCGACCACACCGAGTTCTGGAGCGCCCTGCTGGAGAAGGCCTATGCAAA GCTGAACGGGAGCTATGAAGCGCTGAAGGGGGGCAGCACCCTGGAGGCCATGGAGGACTTCACCGGGGGTGTGGCGGAGACCTTCCTGACCAGAGAGGCCCCACAGGACTTCTACACCATCCTGGGGAAGGCCCTGAAGCGCGGCTCCCTGCTCGGCTGCTCCATGGAT ATCAGAAATGCTGCAGAATCCGAAGCCCGGACGCCTTTCGGTCTCATTAAGGGTCACGCCTACACCATCACGGGGCTTGACCAG GTAGACTTCCGGGGCCAGAAAATCGAGCTCATCCGAGTCCGGAACCCCTGGGGCCAGGTCGAGTGGAACGGGCCGTGGAGCGACAG CTCCCCCGAGTGGAAGTCCGTGGGCCTGGCTGACCAGAAGCGCCTGTGTCATGCTGCTCTGGACGACGGGGAGTTCTG GATGGCCTTCCAGGACTTCAGGGCCCACTTCGACAAGGTGGAGGTCTGCAACCTCAGCCCCGATGCACTGCAAGAAGACGCGCTGCACAGGTGGGAAGTGGCCGTGCACCAGGGCAGCTGGGTCCGCGGCTCCACCGCAGGGGGCTGCCGCAACTTCCTGG ATACCTTTTGGACCAATCCACAGATAAAACTGTCCCTGACTGAGAAAGACGAGGGGCAGGAGGAATGTACTTTGCTTGTAGCCCTGATGCAGAAAGATCGAAGGAAGCTCAAGAGGTTTGGCGCTGACATGCTGACCATCGGCTATGTCATTTACCAG AGCCCTGGCAATGACGAACACCTGGACAAAGACTTCTTCAGGTACCATGCCTCCCTGGCTAGAAGCAAGACGTTCATCAACCTGAGGGAAGTCTCTGACCGCTTCCGGCTGCCCCCGGGGGAGTACATCCTGGTCCCCAGCACCTTTGAGCCCCATCAGGAGGCTGACTTCTGTCTGAGAATCTTTTCGGAGAAGAAAGCCATTAGCCG GGACCTGGATGGCACCGTGGACATCAACCTTCCTGAG CCCTCACAGCCAAAGCCACCTGAacaggagacagaggaggagcAGCAGTTCCGGGCCCTGTTCCAAAGAATCGCCGGCGAG GACATGGAGGTGACCGCAGAGGAACTGGAGTATGTCTTAAATGCTGTGCTGCAGAAGA GGAAAGACCTCAAGTTCAAGAAGCTGAGCCTGATCTCCTGCAGAAATATCATTTCCCTGATGGAC ACCAGCGGCAACGGGAAACTGGAATTCAGTGAATTTCTAATGTTCTGGGACAGGCTGAAGCAGTGGATC AACCTGTTCATTCAGTTCGACGTCGACAAGTCCGGCACCATGTCGTCCTACGAGCTGCGGACTGCACTGAGAGCTGCAG GCTTCCAGCTCAGCAGCCGCCTCCTGCAGCTCATCATCCTCAGGTACGCCGACGAGGGGCTTCAGCTGGACCTGGACGACTTCCTCAACTGCCTGGTCCGGCTGGAGAATGCAAGCC GGGTATTCCAGGCACTCCGTATGAAGAACAAGGACTTCATCCACCTCAACATAAACGAG ttcATCAACTTGACAATGAACATTTGA